A single window of Nocardia sp. NBC_01327 DNA harbors:
- a CDS encoding SCO6880 family protein gives MTMTDTYERRSYGLWQKPRSAGLFGLRWGETVVGFAVVITGLLTAMIAGPKPALFVAGLGLIVMTPLVWRTGGRSGYENGLMMFHWLRGRGKGEHVYRGGRFSRIPGGVTRLPGLMAPSRLYEGIDAGGYSFGMIHLPQFGQYTVVLRAWPQGHEAVDQPVIDRWVSAWGTFLASLGQTSDIVAVVPVIDTVPETGNRLLTEVSAITRPEAPELAQQVMYELATELPQERVQLLPRVAITFKATTAERRKNPAEEAVEIGRRLPGICAALSEAGVRCQPMSADEVISYIRRSYDPASQADLEVASGEPGGHGLDWADAGPVSHEERWDHFIHDGGRSVTWEMDTAPEGAVDERVLQRLLAPNPEVPRKRIAIVFRPHSAGDAAQIVDDDFKNALVAQQSERGVVSAAASIRVGATQQAREEQARGHGVTRFGALVTITEPLRGDLPRIEAITRDLSTQARLKIRRCYRYQAAAFAASLGCGVILPEHATIPKALAG, from the coding sequence ATGACCATGACCGACACCTACGAGCGCCGCTCGTACGGACTGTGGCAGAAGCCGCGCAGCGCAGGACTTTTCGGCCTGCGCTGGGGTGAGACCGTGGTCGGGTTCGCGGTCGTGATCACCGGTCTGCTGACGGCGATGATCGCCGGCCCGAAACCGGCGCTGTTCGTCGCCGGACTCGGCCTGATCGTGATGACTCCACTGGTGTGGCGGACGGGGGGCCGCTCCGGCTACGAGAACGGATTGATGATGTTCCATTGGTTGCGGGGCCGCGGCAAGGGCGAACACGTCTACCGCGGTGGCCGATTCTCCCGGATTCCGGGCGGTGTGACCCGGCTGCCGGGCCTGATGGCTCCGTCGCGCCTGTACGAGGGCATCGACGCCGGCGGTTACAGCTTCGGCATGATCCACCTACCCCAGTTCGGCCAGTACACAGTCGTTCTGCGCGCCTGGCCGCAGGGCCACGAGGCCGTCGACCAGCCGGTGATCGATCGCTGGGTGTCGGCCTGGGGCACCTTCCTGGCCTCGCTCGGGCAGACCTCCGACATCGTGGCCGTGGTACCGGTGATCGATACCGTGCCCGAGACCGGAAACCGTTTGCTCACCGAGGTTTCCGCCATCACCCGGCCCGAGGCGCCGGAGCTGGCGCAGCAGGTCATGTACGAACTGGCGACCGAATTGCCGCAGGAGCGAGTGCAATTGCTCCCGCGCGTGGCCATCACCTTCAAGGCCACCACCGCCGAACGCCGCAAGAACCCGGCGGAGGAGGCGGTCGAGATCGGCCGCCGGCTGCCGGGCATCTGCGCGGCGCTGTCGGAGGCGGGTGTGCGCTGCCAGCCCATGTCGGCCGATGAGGTCATCTCCTATATTCGGCGCAGTTACGATCCGGCCTCGCAGGCCGACCTCGAGGTCGCCTCGGGCGAACCCGGTGGGCACGGCCTGGATTGGGCCGACGCCGGGCCGGTATCGCACGAGGAGCGCTGGGACCACTTCATTCACGACGGCGGTCGCTCGGTCACCTGGGAGATGGATACCGCTCCCGAGGGCGCCGTCGACGAGCGCGTGCTGCAGCGCCTGCTCGCGCCGAATCCCGAAGTGCCGCGCAAACGTATCGCCATCGTCTTCCGGCCGCATTCGGCCGGCGATGCCGCCCAGATCGTCGATGACGACTTCAAGAACGCGCTCGTCGCTCAGCAGAGCGAGCGCGGTGTCGTCTCGGCCGCCGCATCCATCCGGGTCGGCGCCACCCAGCAGGCCCGAGAAGAACAGGCCAGGGGTCACGGTGTGACCCGCTTCGGGGCATTGGTGACCATTACCGAACCCCTGCGCGGCGATCTGCCGCGCATCGAAGCCATCACCCGCGACCTGTCCACACAGGCGCGGCTGAAAATCCGGCGGTGCTACCGCTACCAGGCGGCCGCCTTCGCAGCCTCGCTCGGCTGCGGGGTGATCCTGCCGGAACACGCGACGATTCCGAAAGCACTTGCGGGGTGA
- a CDS encoding transposase yields the protein MMPHRSYRRVSPEVRQAAVESVIALTGKLRSESEACRAVAEQIGVHTNSVRNWVRAAESPGLERMDAIALRRKVALLQQQLAAAAEMNRSLVETLHDAKRGI from the coding sequence ATGATGCCGCATCGGTCTTATCGCAGAGTCTCGCCCGAGGTCAGACAGGCCGCGGTCGAATCGGTCATCGCGCTCACCGGCAAATTGCGGTCCGAGTCCGAGGCCTGCCGGGCGGTCGCCGAACAGATCGGCGTGCACACCAATTCGGTGCGCAACTGGGTCCGCGCCGCGGAGAGCCCGGGCCTGGAGCGCATGGACGCGATCGCCCTGCGGCGCAAGGTGGCACTGCTGCAGCAGCAGCTGGCCGCCGCCGCGGAGATGAATCGCAGCCTGGTGGAGACCCTGCACGATGCCAAGCGGGGCATATGA
- a CDS encoding type IV secretory system conjugative DNA transfer family protein → MAKKPVKDPADPGPDTTLHLIYAAGAILGTLWLSMQLGNLLSSPRQTIPINPIALAIALGKGTLHWPMLSTVFVVLVIAAAAAYVFMKKRMKTRAAVGRLPVDDKAEHMGNGGAISALTEAGVRAKADQLGMRLGRNDIPGVPIGMSVADNCMLYGSYEDLHIDIWGPRQGKTTSRVIPAILAAIGPVVVTSNKRDVVDATRDVRDSKGSPIFIFDPQDIAGDPMNSDDRAHNWFWDPLAWVDAHNPGCEVRAARLAGHFADASDMSGSVTTSTDSYFDQEAEDLLGGLFLAAAVDERPITQIWDWVTNPLDTEPIELLRRSGRFHFVASGLAQQYNVDDRTRSGVFGTAKKMVGCLRMSNVHRWISREFGGQQFDELAFIRDNGTLYCLSLEGRGSAAPLVSALTEAVIDIAMREASRSHGGRLEIPLLAVLDEAANVVRWKDLPKQYSHFGSRGIVVMTVLQSWAQGARCWGVDGMEALWAAANVKVLGSGVDDTKFLQERSEAIGDYDSVSSSVSESSGGKSYSRSLGSSRTFNVHGLATLPRGRAIVFSSGAPAVLVRTVPWWEGEYADEVKKSITNHDPSPRRKTEIADLIGGPSLIKAEPAYDAGQIEEVRPL, encoded by the coding sequence ATGGCGAAGAAACCGGTGAAGGACCCGGCCGATCCCGGGCCGGACACCACCCTGCATTTGATCTACGCGGCGGGCGCGATCCTCGGAACGCTGTGGCTGTCAATGCAACTGGGTAACCTGCTGTCTTCTCCCAGACAAACCATTCCGATCAATCCGATCGCCCTCGCGATCGCGCTGGGCAAGGGCACTCTGCACTGGCCGATGCTCTCCACCGTGTTCGTGGTGCTGGTGATCGCGGCCGCGGCCGCCTACGTCTTCATGAAGAAGAGAATGAAGACCCGCGCGGCCGTCGGGCGACTACCGGTGGACGACAAGGCCGAGCATATGGGCAACGGCGGCGCCATCAGCGCGCTCACCGAGGCCGGTGTGCGCGCCAAGGCCGATCAGCTCGGTATGCGCTTGGGCCGCAACGATATTCCGGGCGTGCCCATCGGCATGTCGGTCGCCGACAACTGCATGCTGTACGGCTCCTACGAGGATCTGCACATCGATATCTGGGGTCCGCGGCAGGGCAAGACGACCTCCCGCGTGATTCCGGCGATCCTGGCCGCCATCGGGCCGGTGGTGGTCACCTCGAACAAGCGCGATGTCGTGGACGCCACCCGTGATGTGCGCGACAGCAAGGGCAGCCCGATCTTCATCTTCGATCCGCAGGACATCGCGGGCGATCCGATGAATTCCGATGACCGGGCGCACAACTGGTTCTGGGACCCGCTGGCCTGGGTCGATGCGCACAATCCCGGATGTGAGGTGCGGGCCGCGCGGCTGGCCGGGCACTTCGCCGACGCCTCCGATATGTCCGGCTCGGTCACCACCTCCACCGACAGCTATTTCGATCAGGAGGCCGAGGATCTGCTCGGCGGACTGTTCCTGGCGGCGGCGGTGGACGAACGGCCGATCACGCAGATCTGGGACTGGGTCACCAACCCGCTCGATACCGAACCGATCGAACTGCTGCGCCGCTCCGGGCGCTTCCACTTCGTCGCCTCCGGTCTCGCACAGCAGTACAACGTCGACGATCGCACGCGCAGTGGTGTTTTCGGCACCGCCAAGAAGATGGTCGGCTGTCTGCGCATGTCCAATGTGCACCGCTGGATCTCCCGGGAATTCGGTGGTCAGCAGTTCGACGAACTGGCCTTCATTCGCGACAACGGCACCCTGTACTGCCTCTCGCTCGAGGGTCGCGGTTCGGCGGCGCCGCTGGTCAGCGCGCTCACCGAGGCGGTCATCGATATCGCCATGCGGGAGGCGTCGCGCTCGCACGGCGGCCGGCTGGAGATCCCGCTGCTCGCGGTGCTCGACGAGGCCGCGAATGTGGTGCGCTGGAAGGATCTTCCGAAGCAGTACAGCCATTTCGGCTCGCGCGGCATCGTGGTCATGACGGTGCTGCAGTCCTGGGCCCAGGGCGCGCGCTGCTGGGGTGTGGACGGTATGGAGGCGCTGTGGGCCGCCGCCAATGTCAAGGTGCTCGGCAGCGGCGTGGACGACACCAAGTTCCTGCAGGAGCGCTCCGAGGCCATCGGCGATTACGACAGCGTGTCCTCGTCGGTCTCGGAATCCTCTGGCGGCAAGAGCTATTCGCGGTCGCTCGGCTCCTCGCGCACCTTCAATGTGCACGGTCTGGCCACGCTGCCGCGCGGCCGCGCCATCGTCTTCTCCTCCGGCGCGCCGGCGGTGCTGGTGCGCACCGTGCCGTGGTGGGAGGGTGAATATGCCGACGAGGTGAAGAAGTCGATCACCAACCATGATCCGTCACCGCGTCGCAAGACCGAGATCGCTGATCTGATCGGCGGACCCTCGCTTATCAAGGCCGAGCCGGCGTACGACGCCGGGCAGATTGAGGAGGTCCGGCCGCTGTGA
- a CDS encoding DUF4913 domain-containing protein: MNEQQETPMVYASVVEFVENYLSLVYRRQVTDISDTVWCPEWWKHAEAVARLDAMWRAWEHFRKDGKTGLSVWFLDHADPHMAKLFDPKGPFKYCSVRNGHKDMLTPLPLKSPQQGLFSDPNMGDFHM; the protein is encoded by the coding sequence GTGAACGAACAGCAGGAAACACCCATGGTCTACGCGAGCGTGGTCGAGTTCGTGGAGAACTATCTGAGCCTGGTGTACCGGCGGCAGGTCACCGATATCAGCGACACCGTGTGGTGCCCGGAATGGTGGAAGCACGCGGAGGCGGTCGCGCGGCTCGATGCCATGTGGCGGGCGTGGGAGCACTTCCGCAAGGACGGCAAAACCGGTCTGAGCGTGTGGTTCCTGGATCACGCCGATCCGCATATGGCGAAGCTGTTCGACCCGAAGGGGCCGTTCAAGTACTGCAGCGTGCGCAATGGGCACAAGGACATGCTGACGCCGTTGCCGCTGAAATCACCGCAGCAGGGGCTGTTCAGCGATCCGAACATGGGTGATTTCCACATGTGA